One region of Xylanimonas ulmi genomic DNA includes:
- a CDS encoding glycosyltransferase gives MVEVTLRVDMVVALHDPRRPIERAVASLLADGVPVRVTVVCHGIDPSPIAERLATVGAVPGSVRVVAFADGVQSPTGPFMYGLRMATAEHVGIMGSDDWLDPGALRAWLEAADLGADVVVGRLRHQSGQTVRAPLVRPWRTRRLDPVRDRLAYRTAPLGLFRRCLLSDPEWSLTPGLRTGDDLAFGVRIWTSAARIDYPRGRAAYVIGSDATERVTTAPHPVSDVLAPIEHLLDRPWFADLPAPVRRAVAIKLVRVHLLGAVAARTEASRWMPGEPERLAHVLARCVAQAPNVPAPFSRADRCVIDAALRPGVSAVTLAAVAERRRTASRLDGVLTARLRDALMRESTARRYLNYALSRFVERVRGDR, from the coding sequence GTGGTCGAAGTGACCCTTCGCGTCGACATGGTCGTGGCCCTGCATGACCCGCGCCGTCCCATCGAGCGGGCTGTGGCGTCGCTGCTTGCCGACGGCGTGCCCGTTCGCGTCACCGTGGTGTGCCACGGGATCGACCCGTCGCCGATCGCCGAAAGGTTGGCGACCGTCGGGGCAGTCCCCGGATCGGTTCGCGTCGTGGCGTTCGCCGACGGAGTCCAGAGCCCGACAGGTCCGTTCATGTACGGGCTGCGTATGGCGACAGCAGAACACGTGGGAATCATGGGCTCGGACGACTGGCTCGATCCTGGAGCGCTCCGAGCCTGGCTGGAGGCCGCTGATTTGGGCGCCGACGTGGTTGTCGGCAGGTTGCGCCATCAGTCCGGGCAGACGGTCCGGGCTCCGCTGGTCCGCCCGTGGCGTACTCGTCGTCTGGACCCGGTGCGCGACCGGCTCGCCTATCGCACGGCACCTCTGGGGCTCTTCCGTCGGTGCTTGCTCAGCGACCCCGAGTGGAGCCTCACGCCGGGGCTGCGTACGGGCGACGACCTCGCGTTTGGCGTCCGCATCTGGACGTCGGCAGCGCGGATCGACTATCCCCGCGGCAGAGCCGCGTACGTCATCGGTTCCGATGCCACAGAGCGCGTGACCACCGCGCCCCATCCCGTGAGCGACGTTCTCGCGCCCATCGAACACCTACTGGACCGGCCATGGTTCGCGGACCTTCCCGCCCCCGTGCGTCGAGCGGTGGCGATCAAACTCGTCCGCGTCCATCTCCTGGGCGCCGTCGCTGCGCGTACTGAAGCGAGCCGTTGGATGCCGGGCGAACCCGAGCGCCTGGCGCACGTTCTCGCACGCTGCGTCGCCCAGGCTCCGAACGTCCCCGCGCCGTTCAGTCGGGCGGACCGCTGCGTCATCGACGCGGCGTTGCGTCCCGGCGTGAGCGCGGTCACGCTAGCGGCGGTGGCCGAGCGCCGACGGACCGCGTCGCGCCTGGACGGTGTGCTCACCGCGCGCCTGCGCGATGCGCTCATGCGCGAGAGTACCGCCCGGCGCTACCTCAACTATGCTTTGTCCCGCTTCGTCGAGCGGGTCCGAGGAGATCGATGA
- a CDS encoding glycosyltransferase, whose protein sequence is MKVVVVTTWYPNAANPSMGTFVEKDVTAIRSVGHDVNVVHLVSPSLHDGGQEREVRNGISVHRIPMSTSNPMSIARAARAVRPLLGRANLVHTMAFSTLLPFALIRPSLPWVHTEHWSGLTTPTTLPTAWQVVLPVLKRLFRRPDVVTAVCEYLAQPIRAVRSGPVVVVPCIVPPVSLVPRSVRDGVVRLVAIGALVDRKDPLVAVDTLTELRSRGVDASLTWVGDGPLRAEAEARAAAAGLAFHVSITGILDAAGVRAALGASDLFFLPTKADNFCVSAAEALVSGRPVVVGATGGQREYISPGVGALVGVQDARLYADAIEDVAARTASLTAEEIAATIGGRFDAPAVAEGYDTAYALAREVRATRRG, encoded by the coding sequence GTGAAGGTCGTCGTTGTCACCACGTGGTATCCCAATGCCGCAAACCCTTCGATGGGCACCTTCGTTGAGAAGGACGTCACGGCGATCCGCTCCGTGGGACACGATGTCAACGTCGTCCACCTCGTGAGTCCGTCGTTGCATGACGGCGGCCAGGAACGAGAGGTCCGCAACGGGATCTCCGTGCACCGCATCCCTATGTCGACGTCGAACCCGATGTCGATTGCGCGCGCCGCTCGCGCCGTGCGCCCGCTGCTCGGTCGCGCGAACCTCGTGCACACCATGGCGTTCTCTACGCTTCTGCCGTTCGCGCTCATTCGGCCGTCACTGCCGTGGGTTCACACGGAGCACTGGTCTGGCCTGACGACGCCGACGACCCTGCCCACCGCGTGGCAGGTTGTGCTTCCCGTCCTCAAGCGGCTCTTCCGCCGCCCTGACGTCGTCACCGCAGTCTGCGAGTATCTGGCGCAGCCAATCCGAGCCGTGCGGTCCGGGCCGGTCGTGGTAGTGCCCTGCATCGTCCCGCCCGTGTCGCTCGTCCCACGATCAGTCCGCGACGGCGTCGTGCGACTCGTCGCCATCGGGGCCCTGGTCGATCGGAAGGACCCGCTCGTCGCCGTCGACACACTCACCGAGCTCCGAAGCCGGGGGGTCGACGCCTCCCTCACATGGGTGGGCGATGGGCCGCTCCGGGCCGAGGCGGAGGCACGTGCCGCGGCGGCGGGTCTGGCCTTCCACGTCTCCATCACCGGGATTCTCGACGCTGCTGGGGTGCGGGCGGCGCTCGGCGCGAGCGATCTCTTCTTCCTCCCCACGAAGGCCGACAACTTCTGTGTCTCGGCTGCCGAGGCTCTGGTATCCGGGCGGCCGGTCGTCGTCGGTGCGACCGGCGGGCAGCGCGAGTACATCAGTCCGGGCGTCGGAGCACTCGTCGGCGTCCAAGACGCGCGCCTGTACGCCGACGCGATCGAGGACGTGGCCGCGCGCACGGCATCGCTGACGGCGGAGGAGATCGCTGCGACGATCGGCGGTCGGTTCGACGCGCCTGCTGTCGCTGAGGGTTATGACACCGCCTACGCCCTCGCGCGCGAGGTTCGGGCAACTCGCCGTGGCTGA
- a CDS encoding glycosyltransferase, which produces MSARPTVLVLSFSIIAADARVLKQVRLLASDFDVVTCGHGPQPEGTVEHIEVPVEHQAWVKDPRWLLLRQYRRVYRTNPAVAYARPLLKRRRFDVVLADDIETVPLALDLAPLGGVHADLHEYAPGQRSELRRWRWFVRPYVRWLCRRFVPQAASVTTVGPSIAERFRREFGFSAEVVMNAAPLADHAPGTVTEPIRLVHSGIAQANRHLELMIEAVENAARPVTLDLFLMANDQDYVDRLTTMTAGSARVRVRGPVPYNELVTTLNGYDVGVFLLPPVNENYRWALPNKLFDFVQARLGVIVGPSVEMAKLVREHGLGAVTEGFTAQDLTHVINGLTPQLVRGWRQAADAAARELSAEEQSGPWLEAIRRLAARG; this is translated from the coding sequence GTGAGTGCGCGCCCGACCGTCTTGGTTCTGTCGTTCTCGATCATCGCCGCCGACGCCCGCGTGCTCAAACAGGTGCGGCTGCTCGCCTCTGACTTCGATGTCGTCACGTGTGGCCACGGCCCGCAGCCCGAGGGGACCGTCGAGCACATCGAGGTGCCCGTCGAGCACCAGGCATGGGTCAAGGACCCGCGGTGGCTGCTGCTGCGTCAGTACCGTCGCGTGTATCGCACCAACCCCGCGGTTGCGTACGCACGGCCGCTGCTGAAGCGCCGCCGGTTCGACGTCGTCCTCGCCGACGACATCGAGACAGTGCCGCTGGCGCTCGACCTCGCGCCGCTCGGGGGCGTGCATGCCGACTTGCACGAGTACGCGCCCGGGCAGCGGTCCGAGTTGCGCAGGTGGCGCTGGTTCGTCCGGCCCTACGTGCGCTGGCTGTGCCGACGGTTCGTGCCTCAGGCGGCGAGCGTCACCACCGTCGGGCCGAGCATCGCCGAGCGGTTCCGACGAGAGTTCGGCTTCTCCGCCGAGGTCGTGATGAACGCGGCCCCGCTCGCCGACCACGCTCCCGGCACGGTCACGGAGCCCATCCGCCTCGTGCACAGTGGCATCGCGCAAGCGAACCGCCATCTGGAACTCATGATCGAGGCAGTCGAGAACGCTGCCCGGCCTGTGACGCTCGACCTCTTCCTCATGGCGAACGATCAGGACTATGTTGACCGGCTCACGACAATGACCGCTGGTTCTGCGCGCGTGCGGGTCCGGGGTCCTGTGCCGTACAACGAACTCGTCACCACACTCAACGGCTACGACGTCGGGGTGTTCCTCCTGCCGCCAGTCAACGAGAACTACCGCTGGGCCTTGCCGAACAAGCTGTTCGACTTCGTGCAAGCGCGCCTGGGCGTCATCGTGGGTCCCTCGGTCGAGATGGCCAAACTCGTGCGCGAGCACGGCCTCGGGGCCGTGACCGAGGGGTTCACGGCGCAGGATCTCACTCACGTCATCAACGGGCTCACGCCGCAGCTCGTGCGAGGGTGGCGGCAGGCCGCCGACGCCGCCGCCCGCGAGCTCTCCGCCGAAGAGCAATCCGGGCCGTGGCTCGAGGCCATCCGACGTCTGGCGGCGCGTGGCTGA
- a CDS encoding glycosyltransferase family 1 protein, with product MTTQRTRPTMVIVAFSPLARDARVLKQIRHFADHYAVTTVGYGPVPDPRVEHLELPASSQNELDGRLITLRAYRLAHRAVPAVRATRALLRGRRFDVGIADDVETIPVVFGVVDRTSVLADLHEYSPRLHEENAAWNRRIAPYYAWLTRRFAARSGVVTTVGQGLADEYLRSEGVRCQVVTNAAPYAELAPAPVGGNIRLVHSGACLRNRQLMEMIDAVAASSTPVSLDLYLTPNDPQYLQELRDRAASLSNVRVNDAVPYESLVATLNGFDVGIALIPPVTFSYRWSLPNKLFDYVQARLAVAIGPSPEMARIVEDHRLGPIADGFATGDLTNLLDALTPEAVTRFKAASHAAARELSAGTQIAVWERLVRSLPGSRR from the coding sequence ATGACCACCCAGCGCACCCGTCCCACGATGGTGATTGTCGCGTTCTCGCCCCTCGCGCGCGATGCACGTGTGCTCAAGCAGATCCGACACTTCGCCGACCACTACGCCGTCACCACTGTGGGGTATGGGCCGGTGCCCGACCCGAGGGTTGAGCACCTTGAGCTCCCGGCTTCTTCTCAAAACGAACTCGACGGGCGGCTAATCACGTTGCGCGCCTACCGCTTGGCGCACCGTGCAGTCCCTGCGGTGCGGGCGACACGCGCGCTGCTGCGCGGGCGGCGCTTCGACGTTGGGATCGCCGACGACGTCGAGACCATCCCGGTGGTGTTTGGCGTTGTCGACAGGACGAGCGTGCTCGCTGACCTGCACGAGTACTCGCCACGCCTGCATGAGGAGAATGCCGCTTGGAATCGCCGCATCGCGCCGTACTACGCGTGGCTCACCAGGCGCTTCGCCGCGCGTTCCGGAGTGGTCACCACGGTGGGACAGGGGCTCGCGGACGAGTACCTGCGCTCGGAGGGCGTGCGCTGCCAGGTGGTCACGAATGCGGCGCCGTACGCCGAACTCGCGCCCGCGCCCGTAGGTGGGAACATCCGGCTGGTCCACTCGGGCGCTTGCCTGCGCAATCGGCAGCTCATGGAAATGATCGACGCGGTCGCAGCATCGAGCACGCCCGTGAGCCTCGACCTCTACCTCACGCCCAACGATCCCCAATACCTCCAAGAGCTCCGCGATCGGGCGGCGTCGTTGTCGAATGTCCGGGTCAACGACGCTGTGCCTTACGAGTCGCTGGTGGCGACGCTGAACGGGTTTGACGTCGGCATCGCGCTGATCCCTCCCGTCACGTTCTCTTATCGGTGGTCGTTGCCCAACAAGCTTTTCGACTACGTGCAGGCGCGGCTCGCTGTCGCCATTGGGCCGTCGCCGGAGATGGCCCGGATTGTCGAAGACCACCGCCTCGGGCCGATCGCTGATGGATTTGCGACAGGCGATCTGACGAATCTCCTTGACGCGCTCACACCTGAGGCGGTGACGCGGTTCAAGGCTGCGTCACACGCCGCGGCGCGCGAGCTCTCCGCCGGGACCCAGATCGCCGTATGGGAGCGTCTTGTCCGCTCGCTTCCGGGGAGCCGCCGGTGA